The Virgibacillus dokdonensis genome includes a window with the following:
- a CDS encoding 3-ketoacyl-ACP reductase, which yields MGQQIKGKIAYITGAGSGIGRATALALAKEGVHLGIIARTESKLEAVAREVETYGVNASYAVANIAKLEEVEGAVAKLETSLGPANILINNAGIGTFDNFLEMDPVTWKQTLEVNVFGTYHVTRAVLPHMLKKNQGDIIMISSSNGIKGTAGSTSYSASKFAIQGMSEALMQEVRRNNIRVFTLNPSLVATELAFGEKLAEKNDDKYMQAEDLAEYMVAQLKLHPRMFIKQSLQWATNPF from the coding sequence ATGGGGCAACAAATTAAAGGAAAGATTGCGTATATTACAGGTGCTGGTAGCGGTATTGGAAGAGCAACTGCACTTGCTCTTGCTAAGGAAGGTGTTCATTTAGGCATCATTGCGCGTACGGAATCCAAACTGGAAGCTGTTGCAAGAGAAGTAGAAACATATGGCGTTAACGCCAGTTATGCTGTTGCTAATATAGCAAAGTTGGAAGAAGTAGAGGGGGCTGTTGCGAAGCTAGAAACGTCGCTTGGGCCTGCAAATATTTTAATAAATAATGCAGGTATTGGAACATTTGATAATTTTCTAGAGATGGATCCAGTAACGTGGAAGCAAACTTTAGAGGTGAATGTGTTCGGTACGTATCACGTGACCCGTGCCGTCTTACCACATATGCTTAAGAAAAACCAAGGCGATATTATCATGATCTCCTCCAGTAACGGAATAAAAGGAACAGCAGGTTCGACTTCTTACAGTGCTTCCAAATTTGCCATTCAAGGTATGTCCGAAGCTTTAATGCAAGAAGTGCGCAGAAATAACATTCGCGTTTTCACATTAAATCCAAGCCTTGTTGCCACAGAGCTTGCTTTCGGCGAAAAGTTAGCGGAGAAAAATGACGATAAATACATGCAAGCCGAAGATTTAGCTGAATACATGGTAGCACAATTAAAATTGCATCCGAGAATGTTTATTAAACAGTCGTTACAATGGGCTACGAATCCGTTCTAA
- a CDS encoding IS256 family transposase: MNHVTTDLIEALVQKQDIQEVFRQHLESAVNQLLKNELTAFLDYEPYDRKGFNSGNSRNGTYPRSIKTEYGELNIDIPRDRNGEFKQQTLGSYNRTNDTLESYIIHMYQKGITTDEIVQLIERMYGHHYTKQTISNITQRVSEDLEAFHSRRLNERYVCVYLDATHIPIRRDTVQKEAVYISIGITEDGTKEVLDYTIAPTESAHVWEEMLSSLRERGVKNVLLFVSDGLKGMTDSIHRVYSKAKHQVCCVHVSRNISKKVRVSDREDISNDFKKVYQAENRTEAESQLEQFREKWQKLYPSVIKNVMGHEQLLTFFDFPASIRRSIYSTNLIESFNKQIKRHIKAKEQFPNEESLKRYLVTQFHHYIEKHSMRCHRGFEKAKPELLKMFEAIET; encoded by the coding sequence ATGAACCATGTTACTACAGATTTAATTGAAGCTCTAGTCCAAAAACAGGATATCCAAGAAGTTTTTCGCCAACATCTTGAGTCAGCAGTCAATCAATTACTCAAAAATGAATTGACAGCTTTCTTAGATTATGAACCTTATGATCGAAAAGGTTTTAATTCTGGCAATTCACGTAATGGCACTTACCCTCGTTCAATTAAAACGGAATATGGGGAATTAAATATTGATATTCCACGCGATCGTAACGGTGAATTTAAGCAACAAACTCTGGGCTCTTATAATCGCACGAATGATACTCTTGAAAGTTATATCATTCATATGTATCAAAAAGGCATCACGACAGACGAAATCGTTCAACTTATTGAGCGAATGTACGGCCATCACTATACGAAACAGACCATTTCCAATATCACTCAGCGTGTATCAGAGGATTTAGAAGCGTTCCACAGCCGAAGGCTCAACGAGCGCTATGTTTGTGTCTATTTAGATGCTACGCATATTCCAATTAGACGCGATACTGTCCAAAAAGAAGCTGTCTATATATCGATTGGCATTACCGAAGATGGCACAAAGGAAGTTTTGGATTATACGATTGCCCCAACGGAATCAGCTCACGTTTGGGAAGAGATGCTTTCGTCCCTTCGTGAACGAGGCGTTAAAAACGTTCTGTTGTTTGTCTCTGATGGGCTTAAAGGAATGACCGATTCGATTCATCGTGTTTACTCTAAAGCGAAACATCAGGTTTGCTGCGTACATGTTTCTCGAAATATTTCTAAAAAAGTACGCGTCAGCGATCGTGAAGACATCTCTAATGACTTTAAAAAGGTATATCAAGCTGAAAATCGTACTGAAGCTGAATCTCAACTCGAACAATTTCGGGAGAAATGGCAAAAGCTTTATCCATCTGTCATTAAAAATGTGATGGGGCATGAACAACTCCTAACGTTTTTTGATTTTCCGGCTTCTATTCGAAGAAGTATTTACTCCACGAATTTAATAGAGTCTTTTAATAAGCAAATCAAACGCCATATCAAAGCCAAAGAGCAATTTCCGAATGAGGAATCGCTCAAACGTTATTTAGTCACGCAATTCCATCATTATATTGAAAAACATAGTATGCGATGTCATAGAGGGTTTGAAAAAGCTAAACCAGAACTACTTAAAATGTTTGAAGCTATCGAAACTTAA
- a CDS encoding ImmA/IrrE family metallo-endopeptidase — protein sequence MSYRTTPLEEGIKNLYMKLGFTEPQYPIEELAEKLNIHLSYQKKPILQQRGTIYLNPHLSSEKQKELFYYELSHVLPHVGIQLFMPKLFNSLQKHKTSYIALHLAIPTFMLQKVNFPLYHEEAIANVANEFKVTTEFSQKRLHEYRNQVNQNWNIL from the coding sequence ATGAGTTATAGAACTACACCATTAGAAGAAGGTATTAAAAATCTTTACATGAAACTAGGATTTACAGAACCACAATATCCTATTGAAGAACTTGCAGAAAAATTAAACATTCATTTAAGTTATCAAAAAAAGCCTATTTTGCAACAAAGAGGGACCATATATTTAAACCCTCATTTGTCAAGCGAAAAACAGAAAGAGCTATTTTATTATGAATTATCACATGTCCTTCCACATGTAGGGATACAACTATTTATGCCAAAATTATTTAACAGTTTGCAGAAACATAAAACAAGCTATATTGCGCTACATTTAGCTATACCAACCTTCATGTTACAAAAGGTAAACTTCCCTCTATATCATGAAGAAGCAATTGCAAATGTTGCTAATGAATTTAAAGTAACAACTGAGTTTTCTCAAAAACGCTTACATGAATATAGAAATCAAGTAAATCAAAACTGGAACATTCTTTAA
- a CDS encoding M4 family metallopeptidase: MQKKWFHRMGLLTLATTLIVSNAQVTHAADSRDEWEINADVETKWEQENKQKGPSFINGELSERKVTKEADVRKFLLENKELFQINSETKLDFIESNVDDIGMTHYIYKPKIQNIPIDNSKIVVHVNKDKKIIAINGEFHPNAPEKLTEKQKLTKKQAINHAWKHIDIKRSEADQKMASLTGETFNTLEETADLVVYHDDNKQYTLAYRVELQFAKPKPAYWNIWVNAESGEVLKAINQAQEFASTGSGIGTLGHHRQLNTFYHQGDYYLYDTTKRMNGVIETFTNQGRGDKNLPGVYVKDEDNRFTNEEQQAAVDAHYYAGQVFDYYYNTFGRVSYDNNGATIRSIVDYGNNYNNAVWVGDKIIYGNGDGRRFAPLSGANDIVAHELTHGVIDETADLVYANQSGALNESFADVFAYFVDGDWLIGEDVFTPGVEGDALRSLANPTRYNQPDHMNDYQHLPNTRRGDWGGVHINSGIPNKAAYFTVNSIGISKAEQVYYRALTTYLTPNSSFQDARQALVQSAQDLYGESAAQEVARAWERVGVN; this comes from the coding sequence ATGCAAAAGAAATGGTTTCATCGAATGGGTTTGCTCACCTTAGCTACTACGTTAATTGTAAGTAATGCTCAGGTGACCCATGCTGCTGATTCAAGGGATGAATGGGAAATAAATGCAGATGTTGAAACAAAATGGGAGCAAGAAAATAAGCAAAAAGGGCCTTCGTTTATTAACGGAGAGTTATCTGAACGAAAAGTGACGAAAGAGGCAGATGTAAGAAAATTTTTGCTGGAGAATAAAGAACTCTTTCAAATTAACTCGGAAACAAAACTAGATTTTATAGAATCTAATGTAGATGATATAGGGATGACTCACTACATTTATAAACCGAAAATTCAAAATATACCGATAGATAATTCTAAAATTGTCGTACATGTGAATAAAGACAAAAAAATTATAGCAATTAACGGGGAATTTCATCCTAATGCTCCTGAAAAATTAACAGAAAAACAAAAACTAACTAAAAAACAAGCAATTAATCATGCTTGGAAACACATTGATATAAAACGTAGTGAAGCCGATCAAAAAATGGCATCATTAACTGGAGAAACGTTTAATACACTGGAAGAAACTGCTGATTTAGTTGTCTATCACGATGACAATAAACAGTACACATTAGCATATCGCGTAGAGCTTCAATTTGCCAAACCGAAACCAGCGTATTGGAATATTTGGGTGAATGCAGAGAGTGGAGAGGTTTTAAAAGCAATCAATCAGGCGCAAGAATTTGCCTCTACTGGAAGTGGAATAGGTACCCTTGGACACCATAGACAGTTAAATACGTTTTATCATCAAGGGGACTATTATCTCTATGATACGACAAAACGAATGAATGGGGTTATTGAAACGTTCACGAATCAAGGAAGAGGCGATAAAAATCTTCCAGGTGTTTATGTGAAAGATGAAGATAATCGCTTTACGAATGAAGAACAACAGGCAGCTGTTGATGCTCACTATTATGCTGGACAAGTATTTGATTATTACTATAATACATTTGGTCGGGTTAGTTACGACAATAATGGCGCGACAATTCGGTCTATTGTCGATTATGGGAATAATTATAATAATGCGGTATGGGTTGGTGATAAAATCATTTACGGCAATGGAGACGGAAGAAGATTTGCTCCGTTATCTGGGGCAAATGATATTGTAGCTCATGAGCTTACACATGGGGTGATTGACGAAACAGCTGATCTCGTCTATGCCAACCAATCTGGTGCATTAAATGAATCGTTTGCTGATGTTTTTGCCTATTTTGTGGATGGTGATTGGTTAATTGGTGAAGATGTATTTACACCTGGTGTTGAAGGGGATGCATTGCGCAGTTTGGCAAACCCAACAAGGTATAATCAGCCAGATCATATGAATGATTATCAACATTTACCAAACACACGAAGAGGCGATTGGGGTGGAGTTCATATCAATAGTGGGATTCCGAATAAAGCGGCCTATTTCACTGTTAATAGCATAGGTATAAGCAAAGCGGAACAAGTTTATTATCGTGCATTAACGACCTATTTAACGCCGAATAGTAGTTTCCAAGATGCAAGACAAGCACTCGTTCAATCTGCTCAAGATTTGTATGGGGAAAGCGCTGCTCAGGAAGTTGCTCGTGCGTGGGAGCGCGTTGGTGTAAACTAA
- the thiT gene encoding energy-coupled thiamine transporter ThiT yields MKNIRLLVMIEAAFFAAFAMILDFLPSIKLSPAISISFAMVPIFILAFRRGMLAGILAGFLWGLLQVMLGDAYYLTPLQFFIEYFIAFASVGFAGILAPLIQNNYQKGNKRIALAWVVAATFIGSIARYFWHFLAGVIFWGKYAPEGMSPVLYSFIMNGTTFVGAFVFCTIVLLVILASAPRLVQAETFMTKKQVKKAS; encoded by the coding sequence ATGAAAAATATTCGCTTATTAGTAATGATTGAAGCAGCATTTTTTGCAGCATTTGCCATGATTTTGGATTTTCTTCCTTCGATTAAATTATCACCAGCTATATCGATTTCTTTTGCTATGGTGCCCATATTTATTCTTGCATTTCGGAGAGGAATGTTGGCGGGTATATTAGCGGGTTTCTTATGGGGGTTATTGCAGGTAATGCTCGGTGATGCTTACTATTTGACACCATTGCAATTTTTTATTGAATATTTTATTGCTTTTGCTAGCGTTGGTTTTGCCGGAATACTCGCTCCTTTAATTCAAAATAATTATCAAAAAGGGAATAAACGAATTGCTTTGGCATGGGTTGTAGCTGCGACATTCATTGGTAGCATCGCGAGGTATTTTTGGCATTTTCTTGCAGGTGTCATTTTCTGGGGGAAATATGCCCCCGAAGGAATGTCGCCAGTTCTGTATTCATTTATAATGAATGGAACGACTTTTGTAGGTGCGTTTGTTTTTTGTACGATTGTTTTGCTAGTGATTTTAGCGAGTGCTCCGCGATTAGTGCAGGCAGAAACATTTATGACCAAAAAACAGGTGAAGAAAGCTTCTTAA